One Streptomyces sp. L2 genomic window carries:
- a CDS encoding TIGR01777 family oxidoreductase produces MKIVIPGGTGQVGTVLKRELTAAGHDVVVLTRRPATPGEVAWDGRTLGPWAGEIDGSDVVVNLAGRSVSCRYTATNLRAMMDSRVDSAQVVGEAIAAAARPPRLWLQMSTATVYAHRHDAPNDERTGVIGGAEPGVPGYWAYSVDIAKAWERAQEEADTPHTRKVALRSAMVMSPDRGGVFDVLLRLARLGLGGPVAGGAQYVSWIHDRDFARAVAFLAERDDLSGPVNVAAPEPLPQRMFMHDLRAAWGVPVGLPATAWMAGLGALALRSDTELLLKSRRVVPGRLLDAGFAFDHPRWDGAAADLVARVRAGRVRRGHRRSGPVAPPLPS; encoded by the coding sequence GTGAAGATCGTGATACCCGGGGGAACCGGCCAGGTCGGTACGGTCCTCAAGCGCGAGCTGACCGCGGCCGGACACGACGTGGTGGTGCTGACCAGGCGTCCGGCGACCCCGGGCGAGGTCGCCTGGGACGGCCGGACCCTGGGGCCGTGGGCCGGCGAGATCGACGGCAGCGATGTCGTCGTCAACCTCGCCGGCCGCAGCGTCAGCTGCCGCTACACCGCCACCAACCTGCGGGCGATGATGGACTCGCGGGTGGACTCCGCCCAGGTGGTGGGCGAGGCGATCGCCGCCGCGGCCCGGCCGCCGCGCCTCTGGCTGCAGATGAGCACCGCCACCGTCTACGCCCACCGCCACGACGCCCCCAACGACGAGCGGACCGGCGTGATCGGCGGCGCCGAACCGGGCGTCCCCGGCTACTGGGCCTACAGCGTCGACATCGCCAAGGCCTGGGAACGCGCCCAGGAGGAGGCGGACACCCCGCATACCCGGAAGGTCGCGCTGCGCTCCGCCATGGTGATGAGCCCCGACCGGGGCGGCGTCTTCGACGTCCTGCTGCGGCTGGCCCGGCTCGGTCTCGGCGGCCCGGTCGCGGGCGGGGCGCAGTACGTCTCCTGGATCCACGACCGCGACTTCGCCCGCGCCGTCGCGTTCCTCGCCGAACGGGACGACCTGAGCGGCCCCGTCAACGTCGCGGCCCCCGAACCGCTGCCCCAGCGCATGTTCATGCACGACCTGCGGGCCGCCTGGGGTGTGCCCGTCGGCCTGCCCGCCACGGCGTGGATGGCCGGGCTGGGCGCCCTCGCGCTGCGCTCCGACACCGAACTGCTGCTCAAGAGCCGGCGGGTCGTGCCCGGCCGCCTCCTCGACGCGGGCTTCGCCTTCGACCACCCGCGCTGGGACGGGGCCGCGGCCGACCTGGTGGCCCGCGTGCGCGCCGGACGCGTGAGGAGGGGCCACCGGCGTTCAGGTCCGGTGGCCCCTCCTCTCCCCTCCTGA
- the pepN gene encoding aminopeptidase N — MPGENLSRDEARERAALLSVDGYEVSLDLRSAVGEGQGEPRTFRSVTTIRFRCGEPGASSFADLVAPTVTSVTLNGRDLDPGQVFDGSRITLEDLAAENELTVDAQCAYSRTGEGMHRFVDPEDGEVYLYTQYEPADARRVFANFEQPDLKAPYRFEVRAPEGWTAWSNGAGELIQEGREALPQKGGGGRRAGGVWRFAETKPISTYITCVVAGPYHYVTDSYERVLDDGTKLEIPLGAMCRKGLAPHFDADDVFLITKQGLDFFHEHFDYPYPFGKYDQAFVPEYNLGAMENPGMVTFREEYIFRGKVTQASYEGRANTILHEMAHMWFGDLVTMEWWDDLWLKESFADFMGTFANVGATRFGNAWITFANRRKAWAYRADQLPSTHPVTADIRDLQDAKLNFDGITYAKGASVLKQLVAYVGQDAFLEGARRYFKRHAYGNTRLGDLLSVLAETSGRDMTAWSRSWLQTAGVNSLTPQVLLDADGRIAELAVLQEAAESHPELRPHRVAVGLYRRTPVGDLERYARVEADVEGPRTVVDGLAGAEAPELVLVNDDDLTYCKTRFDETSLATLREHLGALTDPLARALCWSALWNMTRDALLPARDFTALVLRFAGRESEIGVLQMLHAWAESALLHYTAPEGRATGGALLAEGALRELRAAEPGSEHQLAWARFFAHTAGTESALALLKGLLDGTETIPGLEVDQELRWAFLEPLTAHGIADERVLADELARDDTASGKRHQVRCLAARPSAAVKAQAWAQVVESDTLSNALVEATIAGFDQPSQRELTAPYAEKYFAVIERIWQERSIQIGMDVVRGLFPSFQDRRETLDATDAWLTAHADAAPALRRLVLEARDDLARALRGQECDAAAAGR; from the coding sequence GTGCCCGGTGAGAATCTGTCCCGTGACGAGGCCCGGGAGCGGGCCGCCCTGCTGTCCGTCGACGGGTACGAGGTGTCCCTGGACCTGCGCTCCGCCGTCGGAGAGGGGCAGGGCGAGCCGCGCACGTTCCGGTCGGTGACCACGATCCGGTTCCGCTGCGGCGAGCCGGGGGCCTCGTCGTTCGCCGACCTCGTCGCCCCAACCGTGACCTCCGTCACACTCAATGGCCGGGACCTGGATCCCGGCCAGGTCTTCGACGGCTCCCGCATCACGCTGGAGGACCTGGCCGCCGAGAACGAGCTGACGGTCGACGCCCAGTGCGCGTACTCCCGCACCGGTGAGGGCATGCACCGCTTCGTCGACCCCGAGGACGGAGAGGTCTACCTCTACACCCAGTACGAGCCGGCCGACGCCCGCCGCGTCTTCGCCAACTTCGAGCAGCCCGACCTCAAGGCCCCCTACCGCTTCGAGGTGCGGGCGCCGGAGGGCTGGACCGCGTGGAGCAACGGCGCCGGTGAACTGATTCAAGAAGGGCGCGAAGCGCTTCCGCAGAAGGGTGGTGGTGGGCGACGGGCGGGCGGTGTGTGGCGGTTCGCGGAGACCAAGCCCATCTCGACGTACATCACCTGCGTGGTCGCGGGCCCGTACCACTACGTGACCGACTCCTACGAGCGGGTCCTGGACGACGGGACCAAGCTGGAGATCCCGCTCGGCGCGATGTGCCGCAAGGGGCTCGCCCCCCACTTCGACGCCGACGACGTCTTCCTGATCACCAAGCAGGGCCTGGACTTCTTCCACGAGCACTTCGACTACCCGTACCCGTTCGGCAAGTACGACCAGGCGTTCGTGCCCGAGTACAACCTGGGCGCGATGGAGAACCCGGGCATGGTGACCTTCCGCGAGGAGTACATCTTCCGCGGCAAGGTGACGCAGGCGTCGTACGAGGGCCGCGCCAACACGATCCTGCACGAGATGGCGCACATGTGGTTCGGCGACCTCGTCACCATGGAGTGGTGGGACGACCTGTGGCTGAAGGAGTCCTTCGCGGACTTCATGGGCACCTTCGCCAACGTGGGCGCGACCCGCTTCGGCAACGCCTGGATCACCTTCGCCAACCGCCGCAAGGCCTGGGCATACCGCGCGGACCAGCTGCCCTCCACGCACCCCGTCACGGCGGACATCCGCGACCTGCAGGACGCCAAGCTCAACTTCGACGGCATCACCTACGCCAAGGGCGCCTCCGTACTGAAGCAACTGGTCGCCTACGTCGGCCAGGACGCCTTCCTGGAGGGCGCCCGCCGCTACTTCAAGCGGCACGCGTACGGCAACACGCGCCTCGGCGACCTGCTGTCGGTGCTGGCCGAGACCAGCGGCCGGGACATGACCGCGTGGTCCCGCTCCTGGCTGCAGACGGCCGGCGTCAACTCCCTCACCCCGCAGGTGCTGCTGGACGCCGACGGCAGGATCGCCGAGCTGGCGGTCCTCCAGGAGGCCGCCGAGTCACACCCCGAGCTGCGCCCGCACCGGGTGGCGGTGGGCCTGTACCGCCGTACCCCCGTCGGGGACCTGGAGCGGTACGCGCGCGTGGAGGCGGACGTCGAGGGACCGCGCACCGTCGTCGACGGCCTGGCCGGGGCCGAGGCGCCCGAGCTGGTGCTGGTCAACGACGACGACCTCACCTACTGCAAGACCCGCTTCGACGAGACGTCCCTCGCGACCCTGCGCGAGCACCTCGGCGCCCTGACCGACCCCCTCGCCCGCGCCCTGTGCTGGTCCGCGCTGTGGAACATGACCCGGGACGCGCTGCTGCCGGCCCGGGACTTCACCGCGCTGGTCCTGCGGTTCGCGGGCCGCGAGTCCGAGATCGGCGTGCTCCAGATGCTGCACGCGTGGGCCGAGTCCGCACTCCTCCACTACACGGCGCCCGAGGGGCGGGCCACGGGCGGGGCGCTGCTCGCCGAGGGCGCGCTGCGGGAGCTGCGCGCGGCCGAACCGGGCAGCGAGCACCAGCTGGCCTGGGCCCGGTTCTTCGCGCACACGGCCGGCACCGAGTCCGCGCTCGCCCTGCTGAAGGGCCTGCTGGACGGCACCGAGACGATCCCCGGCCTGGAGGTGGACCAGGAGCTGCGCTGGGCTTTCCTGGAGCCGCTCACCGCGCACGGGATCGCGGACGAGCGGGTGCTCGCCGACGAACTCGCCCGCGACGACACCGCGTCCGGCAAGCGCCACCAGGTCCGCTGCCTGGCCGCGCGCCCCTCGGCCGCGGTCAAGGCGCAGGCCTGGGCCCAGGTCGTGGAGTCCGACACGCTGTCCAACGCCCTGGTGGAGGCCACCATCGCGGGCTTCGACCAGCCCTCGCAGCGGGAGCTGACCGCGCCGTACGCCGAGAAGTACTTCGCCGTCATCGAGCGGATCTGGCAGGAGCGCTCGATCCAGATCGGCATGGACGTCGTACGGGGGCTGTTCCCCTCCTTCCAGGACCGGCGGGAGACGCTGGACGCGACGGACGCGTGGCTGACCGCCCACGCGGACGCGGCCCCGGCGCTGCGCCGGCTCGTCCTGGAGGCCCGGGACGACCTGGCGCGGGCGCTGCGCGGACAGGAGTGCGACGCGGCGGCCGCGGGCCGTTGA
- a CDS encoding DsbA family protein, whose product MSETATTPGKTPVDFWFDPLCPWAWMTSRWVLEVEKVRDIEVRWHIMSLAVLNEDKLDELPESYREMLATKAWQPVRVVTAAWQRHGEDVLGPLYTALGARIHNNGEGPTLDAIAGALADVGLPAELIDYAEQKDFDYDAELRASHKEGIDKVGQEVGTPVIAVPGDDGEQIAFFGPVVTPAPKGEEAARLWDGTLAVASVPGFYEIKRTRTKGPDFSNL is encoded by the coding sequence ATGTCCGAGACCGCGACCACGCCCGGCAAGACCCCCGTGGACTTCTGGTTCGACCCGCTGTGCCCGTGGGCCTGGATGACCTCCCGCTGGGTCCTGGAGGTGGAGAAGGTCCGCGACATCGAGGTCCGCTGGCACATCATGAGCCTCGCCGTCCTCAACGAGGACAAACTGGACGAGCTGCCCGAGTCCTACCGGGAGATGCTCGCCACCAAGGCCTGGCAGCCGGTCCGCGTGGTCACCGCCGCCTGGCAGCGGCACGGCGAGGACGTCCTCGGCCCCCTCTACACCGCCCTCGGCGCCCGCATCCACAACAACGGCGAGGGCCCCACCCTGGACGCCATCGCCGGCGCCCTCGCGGACGTCGGCCTGCCCGCCGAACTGATCGACTACGCCGAGCAGAAGGACTTCGACTACGACGCCGAGCTGCGCGCCTCCCACAAGGAGGGCATCGACAAGGTCGGCCAGGAGGTCGGCACCCCGGTCATCGCGGTCCCCGGCGACGACGGCGAGCAGATCGCCTTCTTCGGCCCGGTCGTCACCCCCGCCCCCAAGGGCGAGGAAGCGGCCCGCCTCTGGGACGGCACCCTCGCCGTCGCCTCGGTCCCCGGCTTCTACGAGATCAAGCGCACCCGCACCAAGGGCCCGGACTTCAGCAATCTGTGA
- a CDS encoding superoxide dismutase, with product MPVYTLPDLPYDYSALAPVISPEIIELHHDKHHAAYVKGANDTLEQLAEARDKEQWGSVNGLEKNLAFHLSGHILHSVYWHNMTGDGGGEPLAADGVGDLADAITESFGSFAGFKAQLSKAAATTQGSGWGVLAYEPLSGRLIVEQVYDHQGNVGQGSTPVLVFDAWEHAFYLQYRNQKVDFIEAMWQVVNWQDVARRYEAAKSRADVLLLAP from the coding sequence ATGCCCGTCTACACGCTGCCCGACCTGCCCTACGACTACTCCGCGCTGGCGCCGGTGATCAGCCCCGAGATCATCGAGCTGCACCACGACAAGCACCACGCGGCCTACGTCAAGGGCGCCAACGACACGCTGGAGCAGCTCGCCGAGGCGCGGGACAAGGAGCAGTGGGGCTCGGTCAACGGCCTGGAGAAGAACCTGGCGTTCCACCTCTCCGGGCACATCCTGCACTCGGTCTACTGGCACAACATGACCGGCGACGGCGGCGGTGAGCCCCTCGCGGCCGACGGCGTGGGCGACCTGGCGGACGCCATCACCGAGTCCTTCGGCTCCTTCGCGGGCTTCAAGGCCCAGCTGTCCAAGGCGGCGGCGACCACCCAGGGCTCCGGCTGGGGCGTCCTCGCGTACGAGCCGCTGAGCGGCCGGCTGATCGTGGAGCAGGTCTACGACCACCAGGGCAACGTCGGCCAGGGATCGACGCCGGTCCTGGTCTTCGACGCCTGGGAGCACGCCTTCTACCTCCAGTACCGGAACCAGAAGGTGGACTTCATCGAGGCGATGTGGCAGGTCGTGAACTGGCAGGACGTGGCCCGCCGTTACGAGGCCGCGAAGTCCCGCGCGGACGTACTGCTGCTCGCCCCCTGA
- a CDS encoding biotin transporter BioY, translated as MSTATAGVRPGAVLADLLPTSRVRDVALVLGGAVLTGLAAQLSIHVPGTPVPVTGQTFAALLVGTALGVRRGLLSLALYALVGVAGVPWFADGGSGAGAVSFGYVLGMVLASAVVGALARRGADRSPLRMAGTMILGEAVIYAVGVPYLAVTAHMTASAAIAAGLTPFLIGDAIKAALATGLLPTAWKLADKR; from the coding sequence ATGAGCACCGCCACCGCAGGCGTCCGACCCGGCGCCGTCCTCGCCGACCTGCTGCCCACGTCCCGCGTGCGCGACGTCGCTCTCGTGCTGGGCGGCGCCGTGCTCACCGGTCTCGCGGCCCAGCTCTCCATCCACGTGCCGGGCACCCCGGTGCCGGTGACCGGGCAGACCTTCGCCGCGCTGCTCGTCGGCACCGCGCTCGGCGTCCGCCGCGGCCTGCTCTCCCTCGCCCTGTACGCGCTCGTCGGCGTGGCCGGCGTGCCGTGGTTCGCGGACGGCGGCTCCGGCGCGGGCGCCGTCTCCTTCGGCTACGTCCTCGGCATGGTGCTCGCCTCCGCCGTCGTCGGCGCCCTCGCCCGGCGCGGCGCCGACCGCTCCCCGCTGCGGATGGCCGGCACGATGATCCTGGGCGAGGCCGTCATCTACGCCGTCGGCGTGCCCTACCTGGCCGTCACCGCCCACATGACCGCGTCCGCCGCGATCGCGGCCGGCCTCACCCCGTTCCTCATCGGCGACGCCATCAAGGCCGCCCTGGCGACGGGTCTCCTGCCCACCGCCTGGAAGCTGGCCGACAAGCGCTGA
- a CDS encoding amino acid permease, whose translation MTPGSGLQAGLKNRHLTMIAIGGVIGAGLFVGSSSGIATAGPGILVSYALVGTLVVLVMRMLGEMSAANPTSGSFSAHADRALGRWAGFSIGWLYWFFWVVVLAVEASAGAKILEGWIPAVPQWGWALIVMAVLTVTNLVSVGSYGEFEFWFAGIKVVAIGAFIAVGVLAIFGVLPGAHTDTASFSNLTSHGGFLPNGPGAVLSGVLLVVFSFMGSEIATLAAGESEDPQRAVTKSTNSIIWRIAVFYLGSILVVVSLLPWNSPAIQKDGSYVAALESLGIPHAGQIMNFIVLTSVLSCLNSGLYTASRMAFSLGERGDAPKAFARTTARGVPMTAILSSVAFGFVAVFFNYRYPDSVFLFLLNSSGAVALFVWLVICFSQLRMRRIIQRESPEKLVVRMWLYPYLTWAAAALIVFVLGYMLTDTKGASSGRTTVLLSLGVAAVVLVVAVVKQTVESRRARTTQAVETDRPAEKVTTG comes from the coding sequence ATGACCCCTGGTTCCGGACTTCAGGCAGGACTCAAGAACCGCCACCTCACGATGATCGCCATCGGCGGCGTGATCGGCGCCGGCCTCTTCGTCGGCTCCAGCTCCGGCATCGCCACCGCCGGCCCCGGCATCCTCGTGTCGTACGCCCTCGTCGGCACCCTCGTCGTCCTCGTGATGCGGATGCTCGGCGAGATGTCCGCCGCCAACCCGACCTCCGGCTCCTTCTCCGCGCACGCCGACCGCGCGCTGGGCCGCTGGGCCGGCTTCTCCATCGGCTGGCTCTACTGGTTCTTCTGGGTCGTCGTCCTCGCCGTCGAGGCGAGCGCCGGCGCGAAGATCCTGGAGGGCTGGATACCCGCCGTCCCCCAGTGGGGCTGGGCGCTGATCGTGATGGCCGTGCTGACGGTCACCAACCTGGTCTCCGTCGGCTCCTACGGCGAGTTCGAGTTCTGGTTCGCCGGGATCAAGGTCGTCGCGATCGGCGCGTTCATCGCCGTCGGCGTGCTGGCGATCTTCGGCGTGCTGCCTGGCGCGCACACCGACACGGCGTCCTTCTCCAACCTGACCTCGCACGGCGGCTTCCTGCCGAACGGCCCCGGCGCCGTCCTCTCCGGTGTGCTGCTGGTCGTGTTCTCCTTCATGGGCAGCGAGATCGCCACGCTGGCGGCCGGCGAGTCCGAGGACCCGCAGCGCGCGGTCACCAAGTCCACCAACAGCATCATCTGGCGTATCGCGGTCTTCTACCTCGGCTCGATCCTCGTCGTGGTCTCGCTGCTGCCGTGGAACTCCCCCGCCATCCAGAAGGACGGCTCGTACGTCGCCGCGCTGGAGTCGCTCGGCATCCCGCACGCCGGTCAGATCATGAACTTCATCGTGCTGACCTCGGTGCTGTCCTGCCTCAACTCGGGCCTCTACACGGCCTCCCGGATGGCGTTCTCGCTCGGTGAGCGCGGCGACGCGCCGAAGGCGTTCGCGCGGACCACGGCCCGTGGCGTGCCGATGACCGCGATCCTCTCCTCGGTGGCCTTCGGGTTCGTCGCGGTGTTCTTCAACTACCGCTACCCGGACTCGGTGTTCCTCTTCCTGCTCAACTCCAGTGGCGCGGTGGCCCTGTTCGTGTGGCTGGTCATCTGCTTCTCGCAGCTGCGGATGCGCCGGATCATCCAGCGCGAGTCGCCGGAGAAGCTCGTCGTGAGGATGTGGCTGTACCCGTATCTGACCTGGGCGGCGGCCGCGCTGATCGTGTTCGTCCTGGGCTACATGCTGACCGACACCAAGGGCGCGAGCAGCGGCCGTACGACCGTACTGCTGTCGCTGGGCGTGGCGGCGGTCGTGCTGGTCGTCGCGGTGGTGAAGCAGACCGTCGAGTCCCGCCGTGCGCGGACCACTCAAGCCGTCGAGACGGACCGGCCGGCCGAGAAGGTCACCACCGGCTGA
- a CDS encoding ribose-5-phosphate isomerase yields MRVYLGSDHAGYELKNHLVEWLKSAGHEPIDCGPHIYDAQDDYPPFCLRAAERAAADSDALGIVIGGSGNGEQIAANKVKGVRAALAWSEETAALGRQHNNANVVAVGARMHSEEEATKFVEVFLNTPFSGDERHIRRIDMLSSYETTGTLPPIPPHHPQQ; encoded by the coding sequence ATGCGCGTGTACCTCGGCTCCGACCATGCGGGCTACGAACTCAAGAACCACCTCGTCGAATGGCTGAAGTCGGCGGGGCACGAGCCCATCGACTGCGGGCCCCACATCTACGACGCCCAGGACGACTACCCGCCCTTCTGCCTCCGTGCGGCGGAGCGGGCGGCGGCGGACTCCGACGCCCTCGGCATCGTGATCGGCGGCTCCGGGAACGGGGAGCAGATCGCCGCGAACAAGGTGAAGGGTGTGCGCGCGGCGCTGGCCTGGAGCGAGGAGACGGCGGCGCTGGGACGGCAGCACAACAACGCCAACGTGGTGGCGGTGGGGGCGCGGATGCACAGCGAGGAGGAGGCGACCAAGTTCGTCGAGGTCTTCCTCAACACGCCGTTCTCCGGCGACGAGCGGCACATCCGCCGCATCGACATGCTGTCGTCCTACGAGACCACGGGCACCCTTCCCCCGATCCCCCCGCACCACCCCCAGCAGTAA
- a CDS encoding DNA-formamidopyrimidine glycosylase family protein, which yields MPEGHTIHRLAQDYADCFQNTAPAVSSPQGKFSDAADLLTGTPLTATEAHGKHLFLRFREDHWVHIHLGLFGKVTFGPTPAPPPTDTVRLRLANDTAYTDLRGPTACALITPAEKQAIHDRLGPDPLREDADPAAAYRRVSRSRTTIAALLMDQKVIAGVGNVYRAEVLFRHRIDPYRPGRDITPAEWDTVWADLVALMREGVRHNRIDTVRPEHTPEAMGRPPRVDDHGGEVYVYRRANQPCHLCGTGIRTADLAARNLFWCPACQKPSGSV from the coding sequence TTGCCGGAAGGGCACACCATCCATCGGTTGGCTCAGGACTACGCCGACTGCTTCCAGAACACCGCCCCCGCGGTCAGCAGCCCGCAGGGCAAGTTCTCCGACGCCGCCGACCTCCTCACCGGCACCCCCCTCACCGCCACCGAGGCCCACGGCAAACACCTCTTCCTCCGGTTCCGCGAGGACCACTGGGTCCACATCCACCTCGGCCTCTTCGGCAAGGTCACCTTCGGCCCCACCCCCGCGCCCCCGCCGACGGACACCGTCCGGCTCCGCCTCGCGAACGACACCGCGTACACCGACCTCCGCGGCCCCACCGCCTGCGCCCTGATCACGCCCGCCGAGAAGCAGGCGATACACGACCGCCTCGGCCCCGACCCGCTGCGCGAGGACGCCGACCCGGCGGCCGCGTACCGGCGCGTCTCCCGCAGCCGTACGACCATCGCCGCCCTGCTGATGGACCAGAAGGTCATCGCCGGCGTCGGCAACGTCTACCGCGCCGAGGTCCTGTTCCGGCACCGCATCGACCCGTACCGCCCCGGCCGGGACATCACCCCGGCCGAGTGGGACACCGTATGGGCCGACCTCGTCGCCCTGATGCGCGAGGGCGTCCGCCACAACCGCATCGACACCGTCCGCCCCGAGCACACCCCCGAGGCGATGGGCCGCCCGCCGCGCGTGGACGACCACGGCGGCGAGGTGTACGTCTACCGCCGCGCGAACCAGCCCTGCCACCTCTGCGGCACCGGGATCCGCACGGCGGACCTCGCCGCCCGCAACCTCTTCTGGTGCCCGGCCTGCCAGAAACCCTCGGGGTCCGTCTAG
- a CDS encoding GNAT family N-acetyltransferase: MAATDFTPAPRVLRQDDWDLWYGTLLRAFGGVEEAAEERELWHSLTDFNRSLGVWDGERCVGTSGAFRFRVTVPGGALVPAAGVTMVGVAATHRRRGVLTSMMRRQLDDVRSWGEPLAVLTASEPAIYGRFGYGAATTWLAAEIDTGRVRLSVPPGTDAVRLRYEEPADALDACEAVYGALVPGRPGMPARQPGWERVRLLDPASERGGASALQCVVAERDGQVTGYARYAVKPDWSPAGAPHGTVVLRDLGALDPASEAALWRFLWDIDLTTTLRVRARPVDDSWLHQVSDARRCEPRLRDGLYVRLVDVGTALSARTYQTPVDVVLEVEDAFCPWNEGRWRLTGDTKGASCERTADPAELSLSARELGAAYLGGVSLLSLASAGRVRELRPGALTEASVAFGSPVPPWLPHGF; this comes from the coding sequence ATGGCGGCAACCGATTTCACGCCCGCGCCGAGGGTGCTGCGGCAGGACGACTGGGACCTCTGGTACGGCACGCTGCTCCGCGCCTTCGGCGGTGTCGAGGAAGCGGCCGAGGAGCGGGAGTTGTGGCACTCCCTGACCGATTTCAACCGTTCCCTAGGGGTTTGGGACGGTGAGCGGTGTGTGGGTACGTCGGGGGCGTTCCGCTTCCGCGTGACCGTGCCGGGCGGCGCCCTCGTGCCGGCCGCGGGCGTCACGATGGTCGGCGTCGCGGCCACGCACCGGCGCCGGGGCGTGCTCACCTCGATGATGCGCCGGCAACTGGACGACGTGCGCTCCTGGGGCGAGCCGCTGGCGGTCCTGACGGCCTCCGAGCCCGCCATCTACGGCCGGTTCGGGTACGGCGCGGCCACCACCTGGCTCGCCGCCGAGATCGACACCGGCCGGGTGCGGCTGTCCGTCCCGCCGGGCACGGACGCCGTACGCCTGCGGTACGAGGAGCCGGCCGACGCCCTCGACGCGTGCGAGGCGGTGTACGGCGCGCTGGTCCCGGGCCGGCCGGGGATGCCGGCCCGGCAGCCGGGCTGGGAGCGGGTACGGCTGCTGGACCCGGCGAGCGAGCGGGGCGGGGCGTCGGCCCTGCAGTGCGTGGTCGCTGAGCGGGACGGCCAGGTGACGGGGTACGCGCGGTACGCGGTCAAGCCGGACTGGTCGCCCGCCGGCGCGCCTCACGGCACCGTGGTCCTCCGGGACCTCGGTGCGCTGGACCCGGCGAGCGAGGCGGCGCTGTGGCGGTTCCTGTGGGACATCGACCTGACGACGACGCTGCGTGTGCGGGCCCGCCCCGTGGACGACTCCTGGCTGCACCAGGTCTCCGACGCCCGTCGCTGCGAACCGCGCCTGCGGGACGGGCTGTACGTCCGTCTCGTCGACGTCGGTACGGCCCTCTCGGCGCGCACGTACCAGACGCCGGTGGATGTCGTGCTGGAGGTGGAGGACGCGTTCTGCCCCTGGAACGAGGGGCGTTGGCGGCTGACCGGTGACACGAAGGGAGCGTCCTGCGAACGGACCGCGGACCCGGCGGAACTGTCCCTGTCGGCACGGGAGTTGGGCGCGGCCTATCTCGGCGGCGTCTCGCTGTTGTCGCTGGCGTCGGCCGGGCGGGTACGGGAACTGCGGCCGGGCGCGCTGACGGAGGCGTCGGTGGCGTTCGGCTCGCCGGTGCCGCCGTGGCTGCCGCACGGGTTCTAG
- a CDS encoding PP2C family protein-serine/threonine phosphatase: MAAGRERRAKADTFTARCRKQWHRARVGLRRSAVDYFRGNGSDWIALVGLLLTIPVLTALTLADSVWCSPATLVLPIVAGGLLLRPASLLGLYAAGATALIVESVRLGPYTEGPSRVTPGVVLVVAACGFFGLLTAQFRSRVGVPWRRGGTMLFDLRERIRVQSKLPKLPQGWHHEMALRPAGGQSFSGDFVVAARTNGGRTLEVVLTDVSGKGMDAGSRALLLSGAFGGLLGSLPPHAFLPAANGYLLRQEWEEGFATSIHLVLDLDSGDYELYTAGHPPGLQLSAGSGRWEEKAAEGPLLGVYDGAQFDPVKGSLRPGDVLMLFTDGLVETSDRDIVEGMDRLTGEADRYVAGGFHGAAWHLIEAVAKDVNDDRALLLICREAFAAAR, translated from the coding sequence ATGGCAGCAGGACGAGAGCGGCGCGCGAAGGCCGATACGTTCACGGCCCGGTGCAGGAAGCAGTGGCACCGGGCCCGCGTCGGCCTGCGCCGGAGCGCCGTGGACTACTTCCGCGGCAACGGCTCCGACTGGATCGCCCTTGTCGGCCTCCTGCTCACCATCCCCGTTCTCACCGCCCTCACGCTCGCCGACTCGGTGTGGTGCTCCCCGGCCACCCTGGTCCTGCCCATCGTGGCCGGCGGCCTGCTGCTGCGCCCGGCCAGCCTGCTGGGCCTGTACGCGGCGGGGGCCACCGCGCTGATCGTGGAGTCGGTGCGGCTCGGCCCCTACACCGAGGGACCCAGCCGGGTCACCCCCGGCGTGGTCCTGGTGGTCGCCGCCTGCGGCTTCTTCGGGCTGCTGACGGCACAGTTCCGCAGCCGCGTCGGCGTGCCCTGGCGGCGCGGCGGCACCATGCTGTTCGACCTGCGCGAGCGCATCCGGGTGCAGAGCAAACTGCCGAAACTCCCGCAGGGCTGGCACCACGAGATGGCGCTCCGCCCCGCCGGCGGCCAGTCCTTCTCCGGCGACTTCGTCGTCGCCGCCCGCACCAACGGCGGCCGCACCCTGGAGGTCGTCCTCACGGACGTGTCCGGCAAGGGCATGGACGCCGGGTCCCGCGCGCTGCTGCTGTCCGGAGCGTTCGGCGGCCTGCTCGGCTCGCTCCCACCGCACGCGTTCCTCCCGGCCGCCAACGGCTACCTGCTCCGCCAGGAATGGGAGGAGGGCTTCGCCACCTCCATCCACCTGGTGCTGGACCTGGACTCCGGGGACTACGAGCTGTACACCGCCGGGCATCCGCCGGGCCTGCAGCTCAGCGCCGGCAGCGGCCGCTGGGAGGAGAAGGCCGCCGAGGGCCCGCTGCTGGGGGTCTACGACGGCGCCCAGTTCGACCCCGTGAAGGGCTCGCTGCGCCCCGGGGACGTGCTGATGCTGTTCACGGACGGCCTGGTGGAGACGTCCGACCGGGACATCGTCGAGGGCATGGACCGGCTCACCGGCGAGGCCGACCGCTATGTCGCCGGTGGCTTCCACGGAGCCGCCTGGCACCTCATCGAGGCGGTGGCCAAGGACGTCAACGACGACCGGGCGCTGCTGCTGATCTGCCGCGAGGCATTCGCCGCGGCCCGCTGA